Within Caproicibacterium argilliputei, the genomic segment TTCCGGCTTCCAGCACCGCAATCAGCGCTTCGGTGTCAACCAGCGTGCCGCGGCCGGTATTTACCAAAATGGCGTCTGACTTCATTTTGGAAAGGTTTTCTTCCCCGATCATATGGTAATTTTCCGGCGTTGCGGGCATATGCAGCGTGACAACGTCACTCTTTCGCAAAAGCGTGTCCAGATCCACATACTGAGCAAAAGCTTTGACTTCCTCACTCTCATGCAGATCGCAGGCCAGAATGCGGCAGCCGAAACCGGTCAGGCGCGTGATGACCGTGCGCCCAATGCGACCTGTACCGACCACGCCGACCGTCAGATTCGGCAGTTCCCGTCCCTGCACGCCTTCGAGGGAAAAGTTCTGCACCCATGCGTGCTGCAGAATCGACTTCATGCGGCGCGTCGCCATTAAAATTAACAGCAGGGTGTAATCCGCCACACTGTTCGGGGAGTAGCTGACATTGCCCACATGAATGCCCAGCTTTTTGGCGTAGGCAATATCAATATGGTCATATCCAATGGTGCGTGTGGAAATATAGTGAACACCCACCCGATGCAAAGCGTCCAGAACCGCGGCGGAAACCGGTGTGGTAATGATGCTGACAGCAGCACTGCCAGCCGCTGCGGCAGCGCTCTGCTCGGTCAGTGGGCCGTCCACCTGATGCAGTGAAACAGCGTACTGCTTGGAAAACTTCTGCAGGTACGGCGCTTCATCCTCCCTGCAGGAATAAACGGTAATTGGCAATTTTCTCAGTCCTTTCTAAAAGCACACAGAAATTGCGGCAGAAGTCTGCAAACATCTTGCTGCATCGTGTGCGATGTGCTATACTAAAGTGCTATTGAATTGATAAAGAGGGAACGCCGTATGAACAGCACCAATCAGTCCGCCAGTCTGCCACCCGTGTCCAGTGAATTGAATTTTCTATCCTGCGGTGAGCAGCACTGCTCGCCGGCACACACGTTTGGTCCAGCAGTGCAGGAGCAATATTTGCTTTCCTACTGCGTTTCCGGACACGGGATTTTTCAGGTTGACGGAGAAATCTACGCACTGAACCCGCAGCAAGGAATCCTGACACTGCCGGGAGAGCTTGTTTTTCATCAGGCAGACCTGCACGATCCTTGGCACGGCCTTTGGGTCGCATTCAGTGGAACGTTGGCAGAGCCGCACCTTGCGCGCTGTGGGCTGACTGCGGCGCAGCGTTTGTTTCACTGTGAACAGCCGAAAACCATGCAGGCAGTGCTGCAACAGATGCAGGCACACCTGCGGCTGTCCTACAGCGATGAGTTCTATCTGCAGGGGCTTCTCTACCAATGGCTCGGTCTGTTGGCTGCAGCCGCGGCGCTTCCCTATCGGCAGGCAGAAAAAGCCGGAAATGTTTATGTGTGCAAAGCTGTTGAATTCATGCAAAAAAATTACCAACACAATATTTCCGTTGCAGAGCTTTCCGCTTATGTCGGTCTGAACCGCAGCTATCTTACATTTTTATTCCAACGGGAAATGCAGATGGCCCCGCGTGATTATCTGCTGCACCTGCGTATGAAAAAGGCTTGCACGCTGCTGTATCAAAGCGAATTGCCAGTCGGGCAAATCGCGCATTCCTGCGGCTACCCAGACCCATTGGCATTTTCCAAAGCGTTTCGCAGGCAGTGTGGCAGCAGCCCGCGGGACTACCGAACGAAAACGCGTGCCGAAAGGATGCCCGCGCTCCCCCATTCTTAACAGCAGAAAAGCTGCGGAACACGCATCCCTGCGGCTTCCTGCAGCTTTTTATTTTCTTGCTTGATTACTCATTAAATGCGGAAGCCACATAAGTTTCCACAGCTTTGCTCATCATCTCTTCGGTTGTGGAAAACTGTGTTTTAGCCTTGACCACGTCGTCGCTGAGCTTGCTGAGGTCGTCCACCGTTTCAATGTTTGTGCCGGACGCCGCACACAGCTCCTCAAAATTTTGAAACTGCGTATATTTCTGTAGGAATGCATCCGGCAGCAGGTCTTTCAGGGTAAGTCCGCCCTCCAGACCGCTGATCATCTGGGTGAACTCCTCAAACTTTTCGAGCATACCTTTTTCTCTGCTTGTCTGTGCCAATACGAAAACCTCCTTTGTGTGAATCATGACCAATCCGCACAAGATTATTTTTAGTGATTATACTCCACCGGCGCGTGAAAAACAAGAGAAATTCGCAATTTTAAGTAAAATCCTTGTTCCAACACCCTGTTGTCAGTCCGCATCTTCTTCCACCCCATCTGCCAAGGGCAGCGCGTGCTCCACCAAATGCCGTGGGTCGTGAGAGGTATCCTGCAGCAAGACTGCGTCGTCATCCAAATCTCCCCAGATGGAGAAGCGGCCGTCATCCTGCCAAACCACTTCCAGTGCGATGTAGGGAATATAATCCTCCACACGGAAACGCGGCTTGTCATGGAAAAACAGCTCCGCCGCGCGGAATTTGTGCTCGCCGTGAAACAGCAAACGCTTCATGTCTCTTCCTCCAGTTTTGGCAGAATCAAATGCAAAAATTCACCGGGATGTCTGCAGAACATCTCCGGCTGCAACGTCAGCGGGCCGCTACTAAGCGACAACGCCGGAATCTGCCGCAGCTCATGCAGCTCCTTTCCCTTAAAGGTCGCCAGACGAATGCGGATCATGTCGTCCACTTCTTCGCCCGGAGCAAACTGCGGCGTCGGATTTTCGTACAGATACACAAAGCAGAATTCACGGTCTGGAAACGGACTTTCCGGAAAGACCTCTTTTTCCTTGGTCATGCCGAGCAGTTCCACCTGCTCCGGTTGCAGCTGCAGCCCCAGCTCCTCTCCGGTTTCACGCAGCAAAGCCTGCTGCGGCGTTTCTCCCGCGCTGATGTGCCCGCCGACCGCTGTATCGTAATAATCCGGAAAGGCGTTTTTGCTGTGCGCACGCTTCTGAAACCAAAGCCACACACCGTCTTCCCTTTTGGAAACCACCCAACAGTGCACCACCGCGTGCCACAGGCCTAATGTGTGCACTTTTGCGCGTTCTTCTGCTCCTATTTTATTGAAATTTTGATCGTATACGGTAAGTAATTCCGTCATGTTTTTCTTTCTTTCTGTAAAGTATACTCCTATACATTCGAGAAAATCCTAATTTTATGGGATTTTCTTTCGAGTATTGTAAAGCTATTTATCTTGACACATTTCATTCGTTTCGCTTTACAGCACTTGAGAATTTTATGGAATATTTTATCAGTCTATGTCTGTTTGTTAGAATTTCGTGCTGAAGCATTGCATTTCTCAGTGCCTGAGCGGGTGCGATTCTTGCAATTTTCTGTTGTCTGCAAGCATTTTTAGGATAAAATCTGTACGGTGAAATGCCTGTGCCGCGGGCCGTCAAATTCACAGAAATAAATGCCCTGCCACGTCCCGAGTGCAAGATGTCCCTCTAAAATCGGCACCGAAACGCTGCACCCGATGACAGAAGACTTCAGATGTGCCGCCGAATTTCCCTCCCGATGCCGAAACTCCGGTCTGTTCGGAAAGGTTTTGTCCAGCGCCCAAAGCAAGTCATGCACCACATCGGGGTCCGCATTCTCATTGATGGTGACAGCAGCCGTGGTATGCACGCAATAGACCAGACAGATGCCGGAATCTACACTGCTTTTCTGCAGGGACTCCTGTACTTGCTCTGTAATTTCATAAAATCCTTCCTGTCCGGTTTCCAGTTCATAGGAATAAAGCATCGCAAATCCTCCATTTCTTTCCGTGTTTGCTGACTGAACAACTTGCTCCTCTCAGTATAGGGCATTCCTGCACAAAACGCAAGGCAGCAAAAAGCGGCGTCCGCAAATGCAGACACCGCTTTTCCAATCGTTAGCTCCGATTTACAGCAGGTGAAAACTCATAATCAGGCCACTGAACACAATGGAAACCATAGACAGCAGCTTAATCAAAATATTGATGGAGGGGCCGCTGGTATCCTTAAACGGATCACCGACCGTATCGCCCACAACAGCTGCTTTGTGACAGTCGCTGCCTTTTCCGCCGTAATTGCCCGCCTCAATGTACTTTTTCGCGTTGTCCCAAGCGCCGCCGGCATTTGCCATCATCACTGCCAGAGTGAAACCGGATGCAGTTGCACCCGCCAGCATCCCACACACACCGTTTACGCCCAGCAGCAGTCCGACCACAATCGGCACAATAACCGCCATCAGCGCCGGTGCAATCATCTGCTTCTGTGCGGCGCGCGTGCACAAATCCACACAGGTTTCGTAATCCGGCTCTGCCTTCCCCTCTAGCAGACCTTTAATCTCCCGGAATTGACGGCGAACTTCCAGTACAATACTTTGCGCCGACTTGCCGACCGCCGCCATGGTCAGCGCTGCAAACATAAACGGCAGCGCCGCACCCACAAACAGTCCAACCAAAACCGCCGGACTGGTGATATTCAGATTGAATGCAAAATGCGGGTCGCGCACTTTAACTTCGCTGATGTATGAAGCAATCAGCGCCAATGCGGTCAAGGCGGCGGAACCAATGGCAAAGCCTTTACCAGTGGCTGCCGTTGTGTTGCCCAGACTGTCCAACGCATCCGTGCGCTCCCGCACAGATGCGTCCAACCCCGCCATTTCTGCAATGCCGCCGGCGTTATCTGCAACCGGTCCATACGCATCCGTTGCAAGGGTAATACCCAATGTTGAAAGCATACCGACTGCGGAAAGCCCAATTCCGTACAGGCCATTGTCATAAGCCTGTGCACCGCCGGAGGCAAAGTAGCTAACTAAAATGGAAATACCCACAATGACAACGGGTGCAGCCGTGGACTTCATGCCAAGACTCATGCCGTTGATAATGATGGTCGCTGCTCCCGTTTGGCTGGATTCTGCCAGCTTTTTCAGCGGGTTGTAGGTGTCGCTGGTAAAATATTCTGTAAAAATGCCAATTAAAATACCGGCAACCAAACCGGAAAGGATAGCGGCGTAAAGCCCGATATGATCGCTGCCCAGCCCGAACCAAATAAGAGGGAACGCGGTCACCGCAATAATGACCGCACTAATCCATGTGCCGCGGCGAAGCGCTGTCAGTAGGTTTTTCTGCGATGCGCCCTCTTCCGTATGTACAAAGAAACTGCCAATGATAGAAGCCAGAATGCCAATGGCAGCCATCGCCATCGGGATGAAAACTCCCTTAAAGCCGTATCCCGCAGCAACGGCAAGCGCAGCTGTGGAAATGATGGAACCCACATACGACTCATACAGATCCGCACCCATGCCGGCCACGTCACCGACGTTGTCACCAACATTGTCTGCAATGACCGCCGGATTGCGCGGGTCATCTTCCGGAATACCAACTTCTACTTTGCCGACCAGGTCTGCACCAACATCCGCAGCTTTAGTGAAAATGCCGCCGCCGACACGCGCAAACAGCGCCATGCTGGAAGCACCCATGCCAAAGGTCAGCATCGCGCTGGTAATGGCCTGCACCTGCGCTGACTCCAAAGCCGCTGCGCTGACATTTGCAGACAAACCCAAGTTAGCCGGGTTGGCGTAAAACCACTTCAGGAAGAAAAACCAGAAAGAAATGTCCAAAAGTCCCAAACCGACAACGACAAATCCCATGACGCCGCCAGCCGAAAAAGCAACCCGCAGCCCGGCATTCAGGCTCTTGCCGGCGGCATTTGCCGTGCGTGCGTTGGCCGAGGTCGCAATGCGCATCCCGATGAATCCGGAAAGTCCGGAAAAAAAGCCGCCTGTCACAAACGCAAACGGTACAAAATAGGTCAGGAACCCGCATCCCGCCATGATGAACAGAACCACAAACATGACCGCGAAGAAGATGGCAACACCGGTGTATTGGCGCTTTAGATAAGCATTGGCGCCGCGGCGAACCGCCTGGGAAATCTGCTGCATCTTTTCCGTGCCTTCTTCAGCTTTCCGCACCTGTTGGGTCAAATACACAGCGAACAACAGTGCAATCACAGAACCCACCGGTGCTAAAAACGTGAGCATATAAGGACCTCCCT encodes:
- a CDS encoding D-isomer specific 2-hydroxyacid dehydrogenase family protein, whose protein sequence is MPITVYSCREDEAPYLQKFSKQYAVSLHQVDGPLTEQSAAAAAGSAAVSIITTPVSAAVLDALHRVGVHYISTRTIGYDHIDIAYAKKLGIHVGNVSYSPNSVADYTLLLILMATRRMKSILQHAWVQNFSLEGVQGRELPNLTVGVVGTGRIGRTVITRLTGFGCRILACDLHESEEVKAFAQYVDLDTLLRKSDVVTLHMPATPENYHMIGEENLSKMKSDAILVNTGRGTLVDTEALIAVLEAGKLGGAALDVIEKEAGLYYKDLQDRPLDNHDLALLKALPNVLVTPHTAFYTDQAVSDMVENSIRSCMAFESGEKNPWQIV
- a CDS encoding AraC family transcriptional regulator, with the protein product MNSTNQSASLPPVSSELNFLSCGEQHCSPAHTFGPAVQEQYLLSYCVSGHGIFQVDGEIYALNPQQGILTLPGELVFHQADLHDPWHGLWVAFSGTLAEPHLARCGLTAAQRLFHCEQPKTMQAVLQQMQAHLRLSYSDEFYLQGLLYQWLGLLAAAAALPYRQAEKAGNVYVCKAVEFMQKNYQHNISVAELSAYVGLNRSYLTFLFQREMQMAPRDYLLHLRMKKACTLLYQSELPVGQIAHSCGYPDPLAFSKAFRRQCGSSPRDYRTKTRAERMPALPHS
- a CDS encoding NUDIX hydrolase; its protein translation is MTELLTVYDQNFNKIGAEERAKVHTLGLWHAVVHCWVVSKREDGVWLWFQKRAHSKNAFPDYYDTAVGGHISAGETPQQALLRETGEELGLQLQPEQVELLGMTKEKEVFPESPFPDREFCFVYLYENPTPQFAPGEEVDDMIRIRLATFKGKELHELRQIPALSLSSGPLTLQPEMFCRHPGEFLHLILPKLEEET
- a CDS encoding secondary thiamine-phosphate synthase enzyme YjbQ, with product MLYSYELETGQEGFYEITEQVQESLQKSSVDSGICLVYCVHTTAAVTINENADPDVVHDLLWALDKTFPNRPEFRHREGNSAAHLKSSVIGCSVSVPILEGHLALGTWQGIYFCEFDGPRHRHFTVQILS
- a CDS encoding sodium-translocating pyrophosphatase — translated: MLTFLAPVGSVIALLFAVYLTQQVRKAEEGTEKMQQISQAVRRGANAYLKRQYTGVAIFFAVMFVVLFIMAGCGFLTYFVPFAFVTGGFFSGLSGFIGMRIATSANARTANAAGKSLNAGLRVAFSAGGVMGFVVVGLGLLDISFWFFFLKWFYANPANLGLSANVSAAALESAQVQAITSAMLTFGMGASSMALFARVGGGIFTKAADVGADLVGKVEVGIPEDDPRNPAVIADNVGDNVGDVAGMGADLYESYVGSIISTAALAVAAGYGFKGVFIPMAMAAIGILASIIGSFFVHTEEGASQKNLLTALRRGTWISAVIIAVTAFPLIWFGLGSDHIGLYAAILSGLVAGILIGIFTEYFTSDTYNPLKKLAESSQTGAATIIINGMSLGMKSTAAPVVIVGISILVSYFASGGAQAYDNGLYGIGLSAVGMLSTLGITLATDAYGPVADNAGGIAEMAGLDASVRERTDALDSLGNTTAATGKGFAIGSAALTALALIASYISEVKVRDPHFAFNLNITSPAVLVGLFVGAALPFMFAALTMAAVGKSAQSIVLEVRRQFREIKGLLEGKAEPDYETCVDLCTRAAQKQMIAPALMAVIVPIVVGLLLGVNGVCGMLAGATASGFTLAVMMANAGGAWDNAKKYIEAGNYGGKGSDCHKAAVVGDTVGDPFKDTSGPSINILIKLLSMVSIVFSGLIMSFHLL